Part of the Paenarthrobacter sp. JL.01a genome is shown below.
GGGCAACCCTCAGCCGGGAAGTACATACTGAGGGGACTACGTGCAGATTGATTTTGCGCCATCCAGGCAATCGACACTGGGTGTGGAATGGGAGTTGGCGCTCGTCAATGCACGCACCGGAGAACTTGTTTCCGTGGCAAACGATGTCCTCAAAGGCGTGGCAGCAAACCACCCGGACCTCAACGAGGACGACGAACACCCCCATATCAAGCGCGAACTCCTCCTAAACACGGTGGAACTCGTCACCGGCATCTGCGAAACAGTCAAGGACGCCAAAGAGGACCTCAGCCGCTCCCTCGAAGCAGTACGGGAAGTCACCGATCCCATGGGCGTCGAAGTGTTCTGCGCCGGCAGCCATCCCTTCAGCCCTCCCCTGCTGCAGCCCGTCACCGACAAAGAGCGCTACGCCAAGCTGATCGAACGGACCCAATGGTGGGGACGCCAGATGGTCATCTACGGCGTGCACGTCCACGTGGGCATCGACCGGAAGGAAAAAGTCCTTCCGATCCTGGACGGTTTGGTCAACTACTTCCCGCACTTCCAGGCGTTGTCGGCTTCCAGCCCCTACTGGGCCGGCGAAGAAACGGGCTACGCTTCCCAGCGCGCGCTCATGTTCCAGCAACTCCCGACGGCGGGACTGCCCTTCCAGTTCGACACCTGGGAAGGCTACGAAGCCTACGTCCAGGACATGTTCACCACCGGCGTGATTGACGCGATCTCGGAGATCCGCTGGGACATCCGGCCTGTCGCAGCCTTGGGCACCATCGAGATGCGGATTTGCGACGGACTCGCCACGTTGGAGGAAGTTGGCGCAATCGCGGCGTTGACGCAATGCCTGGTCCACGAATTCTCCGGCATCCTCGACGCCGGCGGAACCATTCCCACCATGCCTCCGTGGCACGTGCAGGAAAACAAGTGGCGCGCTGCCCGCTACGGCATGGAAGCCATCATCATCCTCGATGCTGAAGGCAACGAAAAGCTGGTGACCGAGCACCTGTCCGAGACCTTGGAACGACTGGAACCCATCGCAACTGAACTCGGTTGCTCCGAGGAACTGAAGGACGTTGCGAAGATCATTGAACGGGGTGCGAGCTACCAGCGCCAGCGCCGCGTCGCAGCCGAACACAACGGCGACCTCCAGGCCGTGGTGATGGATCTCGTCCAGCAGATGCGCAAAGGCCCGGACGCCTAGGAGGACAACGCTTGTTGGCTAGGCGGGTACTGACACCGTGGTGACAGGCATTGACGAATCCGGCGCAAACTCCACCCCGCTGGGGCGGACGCCTGCCATGATCAACTGGGCTCCAAGGGCCGCCACCATGGCTCCGTTGTCAGTGCACAAATCCAACGGGGGTACGTGAAGCCTGATTCCGGCCGAGGTGCAGCGCTGCCCGGTCAGTTCCCGGAGCCGCGAGTTGGCGGCGACGCCCCCTCCGAGCAGGAGGTCGGTAATGCCGTTCTCCTTGCACGCCAGGATTGCCTTCGACGTGATGACATCCACCACGGCCTCCTGGAAGGCTGCCGCAACGTCCGCCACGGGTACTTCTTCGCCCCGTGCCTCGAACTGCTCCACACACCGTGCCACTGCGGTTTTCAAACCGCTGAATGACCAGTCATATCGGTGCGGCCCCTTTTCCTCCGCGGTGCCCATGTATTTGGGCTGGGTCAGGCCGCGCGGGAAACGGATCGATTTGGGGTTGCCTTGGCGGGCCAGTTTGTCGATGGCAGGACCGCCCGGATAGCCGAGGCCCAGGATCCGCGCTACTTTGTCGTACGCTTCTCCGGCGGCGTCGTCAATGGTCGATCCCAACAGCTCAACATCGTCGGTGATGCTGCGGATACGCAGGATTTCCGTGTGCCCACCCGATACCAGGAGCGCTCCCAGGTTCTCCGGCAACGTCCCGGCACCCATGCCGGCGGCAGCACCGGCGTCGGGCTTTCCGTTCGTCCCGGGCCGCTTGTCCAGCAGCCCCACACCAACGTGGGCCACCAAGTGGTTGATCGCGTACAGGGGTTTTCCGGTGGCGAGAGCCAACGCCTTCGCGGCGCAAACTCCAACCATCAGTGCCCCGGCGAGCCCCGGGCCGGACGTCACGGCGATGGCGTCGATGTCCTCAAGGGTCACACCGGCTTCATGCAGTGATTCCTGCAGTGTCGGGACAAAGGCGTCCAGGTGGGCGCGGGAGGCAATCTCCGGGATCACCCCGCCGAACCGTACGTGCTCATCCATGGAAGAAGAAACCGTATTGGTGAGCAAGGTAGTCCCACGGACGATGCCGACACCTGTCTCATCGCAGGACGATTCGATACCGAGCACCAAGGGCTGGTGCGGAGCAGACGTGCTCATGCTGTGGGTCCTTCCTGGGAGGGGGCGTCACCGAGCTGCAACCGCATGATCAGCGCATCGGTGCCATCACGGTAATAGCGGGGCCGGACGTGGATCTGCTCGAAACCGAAGCGCAGGTACAGCTGCTGTGCCCGGGGGTTGTCTGCCCGAACCTCAAGCAGGACATCTGCTGCGCGGCGGCGGCGGGCCTCGTCGATCAATTCGGTCAACATGGCCGAGCCGATCCCCTTGCCCTCGTACTCAGGGACGACGGCGATCGTCTGCACATCCGCGATGGGCTCGATGCACATCAGGCCGGCGTAACCAACGATTTCGTTGCCCACCTCTGCCACTACATAACGGCGGGTCCCAGGCTGGGCCAATTCATCGATGAACATCTGCAGCGGCCAAGCGTCGACGGGGAAGAGCCGGCGCTCCAGCGCCTCCACTTCCCGGATATCCGCGTGCCCCATGTCCCGCAGGGAAATCCCGGCGAGCTCCAGCTTCGGTGACAATTTCACAGTTTCCGTCCGATCAGAGCGCGCGTTTGCGGGGACCGGGCACCTGGGCGTCCGATTCCCGCAAGTACAAAGGCGTGGAATCCAACAGTGGCTGCCCGGCGTTCAGGCGGGCCAAGGCGAACTGGCCCAGGGATGCGGCATCCGGCTGTGTCGTGGCGAAGTCCTTGTCGGCGCGCAGGACATCGGCGTACAGACCCGCACCCGCTCCGAAAACAGGCAGGTCCGGCAATTCAGAGGCGAAGCCGACGTGCGGGCCATCGACGAGTTCAGGAAGCTGCCCCTGGACGTAGGTGTAACGGGCCCAGTAGACCTCTTTGCGCCTGGCATCGGTGGCCACCAGGAATTCCGGGGCAGCAACGGTGGACTCAGCCACTTCAAGGGCGATCGCATCCAGGCTCATCAGCCCGTACAACGGCTTGTCCCACACGAAGGCCAGGGTGCGGGCAGTCGCGATGCCGGACCGGAGTCCGGTGAAGGGACCCGGCCCAACACCGGTGACGATGGCATCTATGTCAGCACCCGTTACGCCGGCTCCCGCCAGCAGCTTCTCAATGCCCGGTGCCAGTACTTCGGCGTGGCTACGGGTGTCCTCCGTAGCGAAGGAATCCACCACGCCTTCCATGGCGTCATTGGAAATGAGGGCGGCACTGGCCACAGCCGACGTATCAATAGCCAGGATCAGCATCAGTTGCCTCCCTGTTCTGCGTTTTCAAGAAGCGAAGGAGCCTCGGCCCAACGGGGACCAAAGCCGCGAAAAACAATGGTGCGGGGCTCGTCGTCGTCATCGGTATCGAAGTCCAAGGCATCCTGTGCCTCCGTGGACCTTTGACCGCCGACGGACCTGTGCAGCTGAACTTCCAGCCGGCTCTCAGACAGGTGCTCTACCCGGTCCCGGCCCCACTCCACCACCGTGACGGCGGTATCCATGGTGTTCTCGAGATCGATGTCGTCGATCTCAGCAGCGGATTCCAGCCTGTAGGCATCCACGTGGACAAGGTCCGGGCCGCCCGGCCGGGGTCCGTCGGGCAGGTTCGGGTGGATCCTGACCAATACGAAGGTGGGCGAGATGATCCCGGCGCGCACGCCCAGCCCCTCCCCCAGTCCTTGAGTGAACGTGGTCTTGCCGGCTCCCAGCTCGCCGGTCAGGACCAAGAGGTCACCGGCCTCCAGTACCCCACCGAGGGCCGCGGCGAGCGCGTGGGTCTGGTCCGCCGTCGTAACGGTCAACCGTCGCTCCCAATAGGCTTCGCTCACAGCGCCGCCTTTTCGGCGTGGGCGGAAACGGCCGAGGATTCTTCCGGAGCCGCCGGTACCTCGTTGACGTAGCTGCGCGGCACCCTGGAGCTGATGCGGGTGACGATTTCGTAGTTGTTGGTTCCTGCCGCCGCGGCCCAGTCGTCGGCGGTGGGGCCGTTGTCTGCGCCGTCGCCGAACATGACAGCTTCCGCGCCCTTGTAGGCGGCCGCCGTCTCCGGGCTCATCGGTCCGAGGTCGATGACCATCTGGTCCATGGCAATCCTGCCCACCACAGGGTAGTTGACGCCGTTGACGCGGACAGGACCCCCGGTACCGATCCGCGGGACACCATCGGCGTAACCCAAGGGCACCAGGCCAAGGGTGCTCTCCTCGCTGGTCCGGTAGTTCAGGCCGTAGGAGACACCCTGGCCTTCAGGGACCTTCTTGCAGTTGGAAAGGAGCGTGCGGACCGTCATTGCAGGGTGCAGGCCGAGTTCGGCGGAGGTGGCGCCCTCAAAGGGGGACAAACCGTAGACGCCCAGTCCTACGCGGACGAGGTCGAAATGCGAGTCCGGCCGGGACAAGGTCGCAGGGGTGTTGGCAATGTGCCGGACTTCCGTGTCCACTCCGGCGTCCTCGGCCATGGCGATGGCTTCGCGGAACACGGCGAGTTGCTCATCGGTTTCAGGCCGGTGTGGTTCATCAGCCACGGCGAGGTGCGAGAAGATGCCGACCACCCGCAGCAAGCCCTGGTCCTGGTAGTCCATGGCCTGGCCCAGGAGCTGGTCCCAATCGGCGATGGTGCAGCCGTTGCGGCCGAGGCCGGTGTCCACTTTCAGGTGTACCCGCGCGGGCCGTTCCTGCTCGCGCGCTGCCGCAACGACAGCGTCAAGT
Proteins encoded:
- the tsaE gene encoding tRNA (adenosine(37)-N6)-threonylcarbamoyltransferase complex ATPase subunit type 1 TsaE; this translates as MSEAYWERRLTVTTADQTHALAAALGGVLEAGDLLVLTGELGAGKTTFTQGLGEGLGVRAGIISPTFVLVRIHPNLPDGPRPGGPDLVHVDAYRLESAAEIDDIDLENTMDTAVTVVEWGRDRVEHLSESRLEVQLHRSVGGQRSTEAQDALDFDTDDDDEPRTIVFRGFGPRWAEAPSLLENAEQGGN
- the tsaB gene encoding tRNA (adenosine(37)-N6)-threonylcarbamoyltransferase complex dimerization subunit type 1 TsaB — encoded protein: MLILAIDTSAVASAALISNDAMEGVVDSFATEDTRSHAEVLAPGIEKLLAGAGVTGADIDAIVTGVGPGPFTGLRSGIATARTLAFVWDKPLYGLMSLDAIALEVAESTVAAPEFLVATDARRKEVYWARYTYVQGQLPELVDGPHVGFASELPDLPVFGAGAGLYADVLRADKDFATTQPDAASLGQFALARLNAGQPLLDSTPLYLRESDAQVPGPRKRAL
- the tsaD gene encoding tRNA (adenosine(37)-N6)-threonylcarbamoyltransferase complex transferase subunit TsaD; protein product: MSTSAPHQPLVLGIESSCDETGVGIVRGTTLLTNTVSSSMDEHVRFGGVIPEIASRAHLDAFVPTLQESLHEAGVTLEDIDAIAVTSGPGLAGALMVGVCAAKALALATGKPLYAINHLVAHVGVGLLDKRPGTNGKPDAGAAAGMGAGTLPENLGALLVSGGHTEILRIRSITDDVELLGSTIDDAAGEAYDKVARILGLGYPGGPAIDKLARQGNPKSIRFPRGLTQPKYMGTAEEKGPHRYDWSFSGLKTAVARCVEQFEARGEEVPVADVAAAFQEAVVDVITSKAILACKENGITDLLLGGGVAANSRLRELTGQRCTSAGIRLHVPPLDLCTDNGAMVAALGAQLIMAGVRPSGVEFAPDSSMPVTTVSVPA
- a CDS encoding glutamate--cysteine ligase, whose translation is MQIDFAPSRQSTLGVEWELALVNARTGELVSVANDVLKGVAANHPDLNEDDEHPHIKRELLLNTVELVTGICETVKDAKEDLSRSLEAVREVTDPMGVEVFCAGSHPFSPPLLQPVTDKERYAKLIERTQWWGRQMVIYGVHVHVGIDRKEKVLPILDGLVNYFPHFQALSASSPYWAGEETGYASQRALMFQQLPTAGLPFQFDTWEGYEAYVQDMFTTGVIDAISEIRWDIRPVAALGTIEMRICDGLATLEEVGAIAALTQCLVHEFSGILDAGGTIPTMPPWHVQENKWRAARYGMEAIIILDAEGNEKLVTEHLSETLERLEPIATELGCSEELKDVAKIIERGASYQRQRRVAAEHNGDLQAVVMDLVQQMRKGPDA
- the rimI gene encoding ribosomal protein S18-alanine N-acetyltransferase, with the translated sequence MKLSPKLELAGISLRDMGHADIREVEALERRLFPVDAWPLQMFIDELAQPGTRRYVVAEVGNEIVGYAGLMCIEPIADVQTIAVVPEYEGKGIGSAMLTELIDEARRRRAADVLLEVRADNPRAQQLYLRFGFEQIHVRPRYYRDGTDALIMRLQLGDAPSQEGPTA
- the alr gene encoding alanine racemase, which codes for MTYEAAAEIGIGSKAAIAKAAVLERSAVIDLEAVRHNVRQFVGIASPAAVMAVVKADAYGHGAVQVARAALDAGAAWLGVAHISEALALRAASIDAPILAWLHTRESNFQAAVAAGIDVGISGWELDAVVAAAREQERPARVHLKVDTGLGRNGCTIADWDQLLGQAMDYQDQGLLRVVGIFSHLAVADEPHRPETDEQLAVFREAIAMAEDAGVDTEVRHIANTPATLSRPDSHFDLVRVGLGVYGLSPFEGATSAELGLHPAMTVRTLLSNCKKVPEGQGVSYGLNYRTSEESTLGLVPLGYADGVPRIGTGGPVRVNGVNYPVVGRIAMDQMVIDLGPMSPETAAAYKGAEAVMFGDGADNGPTADDWAAAAGTNNYEIVTRISSRVPRSYVNEVPAAPEESSAVSAHAEKAAL